The following are encoded together in the Candidatus Poribacteria bacterium genome:
- a CDS encoding HEPN domain-containing protein, whose product MVTRQEIQATCDDIVREFAPLQVILFGSYAYGTPTEDSDVDLLVVMDIPKSEFLNKAIEIRQRISYSFGMDLLVRSPEEIAYRVSYNDWFLREITEKGELLHGSDADCNVKNLQGPDYRTGLLKKREDDMNPLTLEWIEKAEGDYRAAKWLQQAPDPVHDSICFHGQLCIEKHLKAWLQEANIPVQRAHNLEELLALIIPTLPVSSDWRPDFKRITGYAVDPRYPGDSRTAEDTEHAMRICDEVRQAVRTQLKLAMPVN is encoded by the coding sequence ATGGTTACCCGACAGGAAATCCAGGCGACATGTGATGATATCGTGCGCGAATTCGCGCCGCTACAAGTTATCCTCTTTGGTTCTTATGCGTATGGCACTCCGACAGAGGATTCGGATGTAGATCTGCTTGTTGTGATGGATATTCCGAAGTCGGAGTTTCTCAACAAAGCTATAGAGATCCGGCAACGTATTTCATACTCATTCGGTATGGACCTGTTAGTCCGTTCACCGGAAGAGATTGCGTATCGGGTCTCGTATAACGATTGGTTTCTTCGTGAAATTACTGAAAAAGGGGAGTTGCTCCATGGATCCGATGCGGACTGCAATGTTAAAAACCTACAAGGTCCTGATTACAGAACAGGTCTTCTCAAAAAGAGAGAGGACGACATGAACCCATTGACGCTGGAATGGATAGAGAAAGCTGAAGGTGATTATAGAGCAGCAAAGTGGCTTCAGCAAGCCCCGGATCCCGTGCATGACTCTATCTGCTTTCATGGACAACTGTGTATTGAAAAGCATCTCAAAGCTTGGCTGCAAGAGGCAAATATTCCTGTTCAACGGGCGCATAACCTTGAAGAATTGCTGGCGTTGATTATACCTACCCTGCCTGTTTCGTCCGATTGGCGGCCTGACTTTAAGAGAATAACAGGGTATGCAGTGGATCCCCGCTATCCCGGGGATTCAAGAACAGCTGAAGATACAGAGCATGCGATGCGCATCTGCGATGAAGTGCGTCAAGCAGTTCGCACGCAGCTAAAACTCGCGATGCCTGTGAATTGA
- the yidD gene encoding membrane protein insertion efficiency factor YidD, which translates to MVNRLILFCVSCLSAIIFVFPAFSGEAADLAFIRKVNPIVKSKPQEIVRFNPQETSELKLVATGLIRFYQKFISSQDVPACGFHPSCSRFGMACIQKYGMVRGLLLTADRLIRCNGSQWQHYHKDSVTGKYIDPVLDYATVK; encoded by the coding sequence ATGGTAAATCGTCTCATTCTTTTCTGTGTGTCTTGTTTATCCGCCATTATTTTCGTTTTCCCAGCGTTTTCGGGTGAAGCCGCCGATCTTGCATTCATCCGAAAGGTCAACCCAATTGTGAAATCGAAACCGCAGGAGATTGTCCGTTTTAATCCACAGGAAACCTCGGAATTGAAGTTAGTCGCGACGGGACTGATTCGTTTCTATCAGAAATTCATCTCCAGTCAAGACGTACCGGCATGTGGTTTCCACCCGTCCTGTTCGCGTTTCGGCATGGCGTGTATACAGAAATACGGTATGGTGCGCGGTTTGCTGCTGACTGCTGATAGATTAATCCGGTGCAACGGGTCGCAATGGCAGCATTACCACAAAGATAGCGTAACGGGTAAATACATTGACCCTGTTTTGGACTATGCAACCGTGAAATAG
- a CDS encoding tetratricopeptide repeat protein — MNTTQIYRFLLILFLTVTFLPFAAAEEPIEYYTSENVRKFADFLYEEGDYLRAAGEYQRYLFYSSGSKARLESERTGEGTDSDQIRYKIAVCYRFAGQTEQAIRSFETLLKTHPEGQFASRAYYQIGATYFLTDQFEQSVQFLRGALPRITDTRQHAEAEQLIGLSYLMQKQWSEAGEVFKVLQGSDMLMVSEKAKVYHKYAEAGARLPTRSPFLAGVLSTILPGAGRFYTGRIGDALNSLFVIGITGWQAYDGFRRDGISSVKGWTIGTLSGIFYVGNIYGSVISARVYNRNVADEFLATLSVEIPY, encoded by the coding sequence ATGAACACTACGCAAATATACAGATTCCTGCTCATACTTTTCCTCACTGTTACGTTTCTCCCCTTCGCAGCCGCCGAAGAACCCATTGAATATTATACGTCCGAAAACGTCCGTAAATTCGCCGATTTTCTATATGAAGAAGGCGATTATCTCCGCGCAGCGGGTGAGTACCAGCGTTATCTTTTTTATAGTTCAGGTTCAAAGGCACGCTTAGAAAGCGAGCGTACCGGAGAAGGGACAGACAGCGATCAGATTCGCTATAAAATTGCTGTCTGTTATCGCTTTGCTGGTCAAACCGAACAAGCAATTCGGAGTTTTGAAACGCTTCTGAAAACGCACCCTGAAGGTCAATTTGCGAGCCGTGCCTACTATCAGATCGGTGCTACCTATTTTCTGACGGATCAGTTTGAGCAATCTGTGCAGTTTTTACGTGGCGCACTGCCACGCATAACGGATACACGACAACATGCCGAAGCCGAGCAACTTATTGGACTCTCTTATCTGATGCAGAAACAGTGGTCTGAAGCAGGCGAGGTTTTCAAGGTACTACAGGGATCAGATATGCTTATGGTTAGCGAAAAAGCGAAAGTATATCACAAGTATGCGGAGGCAGGGGCGCGTCTACCCACCCGAAGTCCTTTTTTGGCTGGCGTGCTCTCTACAATTCTCCCGGGAGCCGGGCGATTCTATACGGGTAGGATCGGCGATGCCCTCAACTCTTTGTTCGTTATTGGTATTACAGGGTGGCAGGCTTACGATGGTTTCCGTAGGGACGGTATATCATCGGTGAAGGGATGGACGATCGGCACGCTTAGTGGTATCTTCTATGTCGGCAACATCTACGGCTCGGTCATTTCAGCCCGCGTGTACAATCGCAACGTAGCGGACGAGTTCTTGGCGACACTGTCTGTAGAAATACCGTATTGA